Part of the Citrus sinensis cultivar Valencia sweet orange chromosome 2, DVS_A1.0, whole genome shotgun sequence genome, ATTAAGGCACAAGTGTCTCACATGTTATCTGATGCTGGAATCAAAGACTTGACCTTGCAGGTGGAATGTGTCAGGTAGCTAATGTAGCAACTTCTGAAGTAGTTCCATCTTTAGAAAGATAATTGAGGAGAAATTAGCACAATTGATCTTGCCAACTGCATTTGGCTACAGAGATGTTGTGACGGATACTCCTTTTCAgcaatctaataattttaccGGAGCTACATCATACTTGGGGAGTTTCAGACAACCTGAGATCGGGATAGTGATGCTTATGTCACATGCTATTCGATCTTGCATTTGCCAGTCTTGAAGGCAACAGTTCGTCCAACAAATCAGCTGACTAACATTCATAGAGTGATAGATCAATCGGCTTTCAGTTTCTTGTATTGCTAACAGGTGGTGGAAAGAAACATGCACATGACTCTAAAATCCTCGTTGATTTATATTGGTATACTTGTATAATTCATGTCCATGTCAATGGGTTTTTTGATATTTGACTGCAGCTGAAACATCAGttgaaacatttttatttgtttaaatttgctttaaaatatttggaatGTGTATAAAATGGAGCTTCTCTTGTATGGTTCAAGCGGGAATGTTTAAAATTCTCCTTTTTGTTAAGACAAAACAGGGACGGAATacatatttgtatatattaaataacaaatttagaGGCATCCACGGCTCTTACGGTGGACTTGAGAGCATTGAATTTGTAGCGCATCTGCCCAAAACCAAAGCTAAAACTGAGTTAAGCTGAAAGAATATCCGACCAAACAACACCTGTTTGACAGTTGGGGGTTTCGTTTGAAACCAACAAACTTCATTGTCACGGAGAAAGCGTGCCAATTCAATTCCGTCTTCCCTCGCACATTTCTTCGTCACTTAAAAAACGCTTTCACTTGTTTCTGCAGAACAAGAAGAGTACTTTCTTTGCTTTCGTCAGtttaagaaacaaataatataaagtcAATTCAGTTTTAGGGTTCTTGTATATGGAGAAGGTAGTTGCTGTGATCATGGTTGGCGGGCCCACTAAAGGtttcatatttgttttgttttttttttttttttttgtgtagtTTTATACTTTGATGTGGATGGAAGTTGATAATGATTCTTCGATTATTTTTTGAGGGACCCGATTTCGGCCATTATCTTTCAATACACCAAAGCCACTGTTTCCATTGGCTGGGCAGCCAATGATTCAACATCCGATTTCTGCTTGCAAAAGGGTTTGTCTCTTTGaattataatgttttattaatgGAATTGGAGCATTCTTGATTTCATTGTTCTTGTGTAGATACCAAATTTggctcaaatatttttaattggattTTATGAGGAAAGAGAATTTGCCTTGTATGTTTCTTCCATCTCTAATGAGCTCAAAGTGCCTGTGAGGTGACTCTAGCAATCTTATGTCTTGTTTCGTCATagttttaactttaaaagcTTTTTAAGTACCATATGTTTGAATGTTATTGATGTTATTTGCCTTGCTTTAGATACTTGAAAGAGGACAAACCACATGGTTCAGCTGGTGGCCTTTATTACTTCAGAGATATGATCATGGAAGAAAATCCGGtatgttttttattcatattctcttcccttactcttttttGAGCTATATTGTTAGAACAGAGCTGGTTACTAAAttctcactcttttttttttttgagcaGTCACATATCATTTTGCTGAACTGTGATGTTTGCTGCAGTTTTCCGCTCCCTGGCCTGCTTGGTAAATTTTCTACTTCATATAGTGGTTTATGGTTATAACTGTGATTGGGTATTAAAagcttcttttgtttattttctacaGAGGCCCATAAAAGATATGGTGGGATGGGAACGATGCTAGTAATCAAGGTTGGATCACGTGgagattgattttctttaattatatatttaaatccTCCAGATATTTATCATAcaactcttcttttctttgaaaaatgtCTGTTTTTCATTGTGTACATTTCCCCTCCATGTGCAGGTTTCTGCTGAATCTGCCCACCAGTTTGGTGAGTTGATTGCTGATCCAAACACCAAAGAACTGTTGCACTACACCGAGAAGCCTGAGACTTTTGTACATACTCACTACTCTTCATCGAATTGTGAAGTTTTTCATGGCTGATTAGtcttaatgattttcttgaatttttatcTTCCATATTCTTAAGGTTTACAATATTCATCAAGTGCAGGTAAGTGATTTGATAAACTGTGGTGTCTACGTCTTTACCCCAGATTTCTTTACTGCCATTCAGGGTGTCCTCACTCATCGGGAGGACAGAGGTTGGTCTTTCCCTTCGGACttgttaaatattttcatttatgtttCGTAAATTTGAACATGGTTGGCCTGGCAAATAGCATATCCTTGTTTTGCCTTGTTCCtttttgtttgtaaaattatatgtaaataagTCAGGAACAATGCTACTGAAAGCAAtgaaatctttttgttttctgaacTCTTGTTCCTCTTTTCCTGGATATACTTCATTGTGTTCTTTGTGTCAGTGTCCTTATTACAGGTATACCACACAATATATGTATATCATTTTAACTGCTAAGATTCTTTGCCTTTAGTTTGAAAAACTGGAAACATGCTTATCATTGGATGTGGAAAATATATCCCGCATCGCAAATCCTAATGTCTAATGCCCATGCACAAAGTAAATTATTCTGGAAGTTCGTACCAAACCAAAGCTTGCATCCACACTAAGTTAATATCAGTTTAGGCTGACAAATGTAATCTATATCCAAAGATGGTGAAATTTCATACTATGTTAATTTTTCAGCTATTTGATAGTTGATATTTGTTCAAGTTATGAGGGAGAGGACTATAGTGTCAGATATTTTGGCCGGTCTGCATTGGATGCCAGaatagaattttcttttctacttcacctatattataaaaattatttgtgggAGCAACTACTTCTGCCTTCCGCTATTTGTGCTCTACGGATTTGAATTCTTGATGAAACCAACGGGTTGCAGCAGCCAATTGGCGATTGGACTTGAAGGTTTGGATGAAATTCACTTTATCCACGATTCTTTTCTAAATCAATCTTTTCTGGGCCTTTCAGGATCATGGTTAAATGGTGTTATCGAATTTTCTTTATCATAACACATGAATTatcatttgttcttttttcatGGGTTGTTATATCAAGGACTTTGTCTTCGACTttgaacaatatttttatgcttCCATGTTGATAAATGATGCTGGATGAACTATGATATGCTGCAGTTGAACAATCATTTATAGGTTCAGCTGCATAATCTTTAACTTTGATTTATATATTGGCTATCATTTCAATGTCTAATGAACTGCAGAGACTGCATGTTACATTTACAATATTTTCGGAATCTGGTGGTTCAATTTGATGTGACACGTgtgaagaaatattttgagtCTCGTTAGTACCTAACTAGCAATTGGTTTATTGCAGCTAACATAAGGCAGGTTTCAAGCTTTGAAGCTCTTCAGTCTGCAACAAGGTCAaccttttatattttgttctaTTCTTTGAAATATTGAATGGTTCtgttttttattctaaatttcagAAAACATGTGAAAGAAATGGTTAACGGTTGCTCCCCAACCAGCTTAGGGGTCGTGATTACTATTTGGTGCTTTTGTACATATCCATTTCAGTCATTTGTGTGTTAAAAAAGTGTTCTATAAGCAAAATTAATGTGTAAGATCTGAGAGGTGTACATTATAGATGTCATTTGGTTAGCATTGCATGAGCTTTCATATTCATCACAGAGTATTAGGATAATTTTTCAAGCTTTTGCTTTTCCTATATGAATTGAACTCACTCATAATCATATGGCATACATGGGAAAATACTTGTGATTCTGTTAGTATTCAAAAGCTGCAGCTTCTCTTTTGTCTCTCTTTTAAGCGGATATATCCTCTTCTCAGCAGGACCCTTCCTGTAGATTTTGTGAGGTTAGACCAAGATATTCTGTCTCCTCTTGCTGGAAAGAAGCAACTATATACATATGAGACAATGGATTTCTGGGAACAGATCAAGACTCCAGGGTAGAGTTATTCTGGCataacctttttctttttccaaatacATTTATCTGGCTTAACTGAAAACTTAGTTTCTATGTTACAGGATGTCTTTGAAATGTTCATCTTTGTATCTTGcactatttaaaattacatcgCCTCAACTTTTGGCTAGTGGTAATGGAATTACTAGTGCTACTATTGCTGGTGACGTGTACATTCATCCATCTGCAAAAATTCATCCAACTGCGAAGGTGATCAATATCTCGTCTTCTTCCAGCATACTGTCCTCAGCTGTATCCATTGCTCTAAGTTACTGTCTAtactactaattttttttttctttttttgagaGGATAATATTCAATTAGTATTAAATGGCTGttcatttaatgattttttttgcttgATTCCTAATAAAATATGCTAAAAAGAATGTTTGAGCAGCAAATTGAACAGGCTTCTTCACGAGGTGGCAATATAAGATTGTTTTGTTTGTAAGTTTCATTCTTAGGTTGGTATAATTTGTGAACTGTCAATGATTGGACGGTGCAGAATTACAATGGCGCTGAATACTTTCTTTGCCACACCCCACATCTTCCTTTCTCATCTAACTGCAGTAACCGTATTGGATTTATTTTCTAGCTTTATGATTTCCCTCTACCAAATTTCCTAGCTAATTCGAGGGTTTCTTTCTCAACAGATTGGTCCAAATGTCTCTATTTCAGCTAATGTTCGCGTAGGAGCAGGTGTGAGGCTTATAAGTTGCATCGTCTTGGATGATGTTGAAATTAAGGTATTGGAAGCTAATGCAGCAACGACATCTACATTCCTATAAAAGGGAAAATTATGTAGTGTATTTTCTTCTGACAGGAAAATGCAGTTGttttaaattctatcattGGATGGAAGTCATCTCTTGGGAGATGGGCACGTGTTCAGGCAAGTCTACTATTTTAGTTTGGCATTTTCAATGAACTTCAAGGATCTTTCAGAATCCTTCTATTATTGTTTAGAGAAATGAAATCTATCTTGAGATAATATGCCTATAACCTGTTAAAGATAACTTGTAAAATTACATTTCTTCATCAGATGTTGCAACCCCAAGCCTCAGAAAATGGTTTCAGTGGCatctgaaattaatatttgcagCATTTCCTCTTTCCTTCcataattaatctaatttttagTTCATCAAGTTTACAAAAGGAGACCAATATTAACAAAGGAAACTTACGAATACTGCTGCAAAATTTGCCCGAAATACTTTGTGAATTAAAGTGAGGCCTGTTATCTCTGGTTATTGTGGGTGACTGATATGTCAATTGACTGATTCAGGGCAATGGAGATTACAACGCAAAGCTTGGAATTACAATCCTTGGTGAATATCATTGCatcttcatttcttcatttgatGGTTTCAAATCCAGACCTGCTCACATTTGTAAACTTTAACACGCTTgaacaaatatttcaatgtTGGTTCATTCCGTTGTGCAGGCGAAGCTGTAACCGTCGAAGACGAAGTTGTGGTGATCAACAGCATTGTTCTTCCAAATAAGGTTCTTAACGTTAGTGTACAGGAAGAGATCATTTTATAGAGATTTCATGAGGCCTTCCAAGTCAAAGTCCTAACTTCTCAACTTCTCAAGTTTTAGAAAAGTAACATTACAGAGTTGAGGTACAATACAAACAGAAgcctattccctcccccccccccccccccccccccccccaactgCTCTCTTCccttcttttctctcttttcttttttcaaatttttattattattgttattattatattttaatttggaatTTGTTATGCATAATGTTATTACAATCTGGGTTCTCAACCGAGAATTTTGAATTAGGATCACAAATTTTGGATATgatattatatgatttttaacttcatttattcacaAAATAAACGGTTGGAATGTCGAAATGTCTCTCATTTTGTTTGCCGATTTGGATCCTGTGTTTACCAAGTATCCTTAAGTCATTTGTAGGAAATTAGCAATATGATAGACTCATTGCTATACTTGGGACCTGATTTTACCTCACTCCTTCCTTGAAGCAATCCCAATTTGGttcatttcataaaattaaatgataaaatgaacCAGTAAAATTTCCATAGTGAAACTAACTAACAGACAAAAAGAGTTTTTTGGGTCATTGGTagtgacaattttttttgtatttttttttcatttttttaaaagatggTAGAAGAACAGAAGgggtaaaatttaaattaatttttattttctacaatTCGGGTTTGGTGactaattaaagaaaatggctTACAACCACTTCAAGCCCCCGCCTCCGAGACTATTATGTACCACAAAAAAGCTAAATTATTTGACGGTTAaactatcaaataattaagccAAGCACTAAAAGTGTGTTTGATACACTGCATTATATTcgattttattgatttatattgaattgtattatattagaatgtattaaataatacattaacTTACATTTGGTGCAGTATGGAACatatcatatattaaaattataatttaataataaaaaataatttagtcaTCGACAACCAGCATTGACCACCATAGGAAATTTTTAAACATTGTTGGTTTAAGTCACATTTAATATCATTAGAGTTCTCTTATACACAATGGTACTAAAATCACTTGAAACGGAGCTCTCATTTACCGTAGATCTacagttaaaattttgaaatctaAAGCCTTGATTGTATATTTACGACAATCATAAACTTCGTTACTGAAAGTATTGATGCAGTTGCGCAGAACTCATGACATGTATTTTATAGGTACtaatattaatgttaaaagatattgaaaaataacaacGGTCAggggtggtggtggtggtcaAGTCGCCGgccataatttaaatatttatatttaataaataataaaaataaatgaacgaattgaattaaaaatttgaaaaaaaaaaaaactattgtACAAGAACTGCATAAACccggagggggggggggggggggggggggggggggggggggggggggggggtgcgGGCGCGGGCGCGGGCCTTATAAGCCTAACTTATACATCCTCACCTTTATTATATGCACCAAACACAGTGCCGGAAATTTTGTACAACCCGTACCGCCTGAAACACGCGCGCCAGACGTGCCGTAAGTAGATATTTTCAAACCAGTTTAATGaatataatacatatttaaaagGACACACCTgtcaaattattagattttgaaCATTTAAAGacgattaaaaaagaaaataaatatataatttagacatttgttttcaaatcaaataaaaccttaTTGAAATCCTGACCTATTCAGTATTCAACTAAACAAACACAAACGACACCTTGGTTTACTGAACATGCGGTTTTAGTCGCTAAGCGATGCAAAAAGATAAACATTATAATCTCCCACATATAACCCAACTATAAGCACTAAGCAGTGACCCAACAACAAGATTGTATGGAGAGAAGGtaaaaaatacacacacaaacataaaaatgaggggaaaaaatgaaaatagccCACATCCTTTCCTCTGTGCGTCTCAAAAGCTACAAATGCGTCACAGCTAACTACTGTACTACAGTGgcaaactttatttttaactgGAAAAGCACATACTGTTCATTTTTACAGAAAACTTATAATACAGCAAAATTTGAACCTCATCGCGGTTTTGCTCTAATTCCAGAATAGTAACAGATGTATTTCCTATTATATATTTCGATAACAGGGAGCATACAGCAAAAAGTAAATATCAGGCCATATATTTCAAATAACTTCCTCAGCAAGATTACCACCAGAATGTTCTGTTGCCTTGTCCATTGTCAATGCCTTGCCACTCTTACAAATGTCTGTGCAGTACTTCACTTGATCAGATATTTCATGCAGCAGTAGCCGCAGATAGATGGCGACTCCTGAAGCTAGCCGTGCAGACAGAGGAATATGAAATCACTCATTCACTCTTCTTTGCCACTAACCTCATTCAACCATAATCAATGAGATTGCAGGAACCAAGTCCCTATTTTGCATTCATTCATTTGGCCGCATCTCCAACTTGTATGCTTGTATTTCCATGGGTGCGATGGTTACATGTCCATCCTGAGAAACATCTTCTAATTGCTCAGGGTATCCAAGCATTCCAATGTAATCATTCAGGAGATTTAAAGACGTTGCTTTTGCATTCAGTATTGCCAATCCCTTGAACATGGAAAACAAATTTAGAGGCTCATCAACAACACTAACACATTGTGATCTGCCCTTCTGACAATACGAAGAATCCCAATATCGCCTCTGTAAGATTAAGACAAACCTAGAATCATCAGGTGACTGTTGAGAATATTTCGATGGCCGTGGAACCTTAAAATTCACGATATGCAAATCACATGGCAAGGAACCAGCTAAAGGAGAGAAGGATCTTGGTGGGGGCTGCATAGACAACTCTTGCGGCGTCTTGGAAATGAATGCATGTAATGGATAGTTCAGATGAGCACCAGTGAGATGTGAAAGAAGAGAGGGGCTTAGGGTAAGTGGTTTGGAAATGGAATTTGAAGTGGAAGAAATGTTGGATTCGACAAGAATGTGGAAGACTACATTCATGGCACGATTATCCAATACACCTTGCCCAAGACCACGTCCATCATCTCTAGTCAAGCGACGATCCAGCATAATCTCTAACCATCCATCCTTAAGGCTTGCCACCCCCAGTGACTGCCTGGAATGAACAGAAAACCGCTGCCCATTGGAACCTTGCATGAATGCAAGTGCAGGCATGGGGTAGTAGTTTCCCTGCAAAGGGATCTTGTCATAGGTTTCTCTTCTGCTCATCTGAAAGCCATTTAAGTCAGAATAGAATATCCTTTTATTGTCAATATCAGTTTTGTACCTAACAATCAATTCCCTGTCATTAAAATTGTGGCTAAGAAGCTCAACATGATATTCCTTCTCAATGAGAAATTCCTGTATCATATTGTTTCCATTATAAAGACGAGTACTATGGGAGATGGGGCTTCTCTCCCATGCTGTCCTTGGATAAGAGTAAGCCTCCTCCATCAATGGACCCTTAGAAATCACCATCAATCCACCAGCCTCTGTGATAGGGTGAGCATCACCATTGGGCATGAATAGGTAGGCACCACTTCCCTGACTAGAATACATatctatttcttcttccaCAACATTTTGGGAACCATTTATATGGCTTATCTTCTGCAACAAGCCATGCCTGACATCAAAGCTGAGAATTTGATGTCGATTCCTGATATCAGCCACATCACCTTCTATTTTTGAGCAAGCATACGGAGTGGgacaagaaaatgaattatcTGATGAGTACTTTAGTTTTACTGGTTTTGCTTTGTCACACCCAACAAAACCATTAGCAATGTAATATACCTGCAAGCCCAGGGCAGGAATAGTAGCTTTCCAGTGGAGACGGTGCCTTCCAGTAAAGATCTTGCTTTTACCATGCCGCAATTCAGGGGAAATCTGGCTTTGTACACAAGTCCAGTTTGAGTCTAAAACAGTAATATCTGGCCTGTTAACAATAACCATTACAATCTCTTCTCTTGTTTGCTCCAGAGGATTAAAAATGACCACTGATTGTGAAGTGCCTTCATGAACGTTGATTACTTTGTGCACCGGTTGAGCATCATATTTAGATCTCACTTGTTCTGGCTCAAATTGGGATAGGTTCTGATCATATCTTTCACGGATTCCAAGCAGTACTTCAATTGCTTTAGACATGAAAATCTGCAAATCCTGTAAATGTATGCATCCGAGTTCCATAGTCCAATACAACATGATCCTTCGCAGTACCAGTCACCCCATCATGATGCTGAAAAAGAGCTAAATTCCTCCTAGCTGCAGTCAACTTATACGCAAAACTCATGGGCAACTTCTCACACTGTGCCCTCTGACA contains:
- the LOC102615470 gene encoding uncharacterized protein LOC102615470 isoform X2, giving the protein MEKVVAVIMVGGPTKGTRFRPLSFNTPKPLFPLAGQPMIQHPISACKRIPNLAQIFLIGFYEEREFALYVSSISNELKVPVRYLKEDKPHGSAGGLYYFRDMIMEENPSHIILLNCDVCCSFPLPGLLEAHKRYGGMGTMLVIKVSAESAHQFGELIADPNTKELLHYTEKPETFVSDLINCGVYVFTPDFFTAIQGVLTHREDRANIRQVSSFEALQSATRTLPVDFVRLDQDILSPLAGKKQLYTYETMDFWEQIKTPGMSLKCSSLYLALFKITSPQLLASGNGITSATIAGDVYIHPSAKIHPTAKIGPNVSISANVRVGAGVRLISCIVLDDVEIKENAVVLNSIIGWKSSLGRWARVQGNGDYNAKLGITILGEAVTVEDEVVVINSIVLPNKVLNVSVQEEIIL
- the LOC102615470 gene encoding uncharacterized protein LOC102615470 isoform X1, translating into MEKVVAVIMVGGPTKGTRFRPLSFNTPKPLFPLAGQPMIQHPISACKRIPNLAQIFLIGFYEEREFALYVSSISNELKVPVRYLKEDKPHGSAGGLYYFRDMIMEENPSHIILLNCDVCCSFPLPGLLEAHKRYGGMGTMLVIKVSAESAHQFGELIADPNTKELLHYTEKPETFVSDLINCGVYVFTPDFFTAIQGVLTHREDRANIRQVSSFEALQSATSRTLPVDFVRLDQDILSPLAGKKQLYTYETMDFWEQIKTPGMSLKCSSLYLALFKITSPQLLASGNGITSATIAGDVYIHPSAKIHPTAKIGPNVSISANVRVGAGVRLISCIVLDDVEIKENAVVLNSIIGWKSSLGRWARVQGNGDYNAKLGITILGEAVTVEDEVVVINSIVLPNKVLNVSVQEEIIL
- the LOC102615196 gene encoding LOW QUALITY PROTEIN: alpha-mannosidase 2 (The sequence of the model RefSeq protein was modified relative to this genomic sequence to represent the inferred CDS: inserted 2 bases in 1 codon) translates to MPFSSYITNPRRGTATWASSLLPSATKSKIPSSRKSRKRTALINFVFANFFTIALAVSVSFFLLTIFFFGVPTPISSHFKSKPARGVRPRKPISRNHRHHRLVDNKQKTNGVVLEAEVDLTTKGLYDKIQFLDVDGGAWKQGWDVKYRGDEWDHEKLKIFVVPHSHNDPGWKLTVDEYYDRQSRHILDTIVETLSKDARRKFIWEEMSYLERWWRDSSESQRASFTNLVKNGQLEIVGGGWVMNDEANSHYFAIIEQIMEGNMWLNDTIGFIPKNSWAIDPFGYSATMAYLLRRMGFENMLIQRTHYELKKELALHQNLEYIWRQSWDTEETSDIFVHMMPFYSYDIPHTCGPEPAVCCQFDFARMGGFFYEACPWRQNPVETNQENVQERALKLLDQYKKKSTLYRTNTLLVPLGDDFRYTTINEAEAQFRNYQLLFDYINSNPSLNVEAKFGTLDDYFRTLREEADRINYSRPGEIGSGQVEGFPSLSGDFFTYADRQQDYWSGYYVSRPFFKAVDRVLEQTLRATEMMVALLLGYCQRAQCEKLPMSFAYKLTAARRNLALFQHHDGVTGTAKDHVVLDYGTRMHTXLQDLQIFMSKAIEVLLGIRERYDQNLSQFEPEQVRSKYDAQPVHKVINVHEGTSQSVVIFNPLEQTREEIVMVIVNRPDITVLDSNWTCVQSQISPELRHGKSKIFTGRHRLHWKATIPALGLQVYYIANGFVGCDKAKPVKLKYSSDNSFSCPTPYACSKIEGDVADIRNRHQILSFDVRHGLLQKISHINGSQNVVEEEIDMYSSQGSGAYLFMPNGDAHPITEAGGLMVISKGPLMEEAYSYPRTAWERSPISHSTRLYNGNNMIQEFLIEKEYHVELLSHNFNDRELIVRYKTDIDNKRIFYSDLNGFQMSRRETYDKIPLQGNYYPMPALAFMQGSNGQRFSVHSRQSLGVASLKDGWLEIMLDRRLTRDDGRGLGQGVLDNRAMNVVFHILVESNISSTSNSISKPLTLSPSLLSHLTGAHLNYPLHAFISKTPQELSMQPPPRSFSPLAGSLPCDLHIVNFKVPRPSKYSQQSPDDSRFVLILQRRYWDSSYCQKGRSQCVSVVDEPLNLFSMFKGLAILNAKATSLNLLNDYIGMLGYPEQLEDVSQDGHVTIAPMEIQAYKLEMRPNE